The Sphingobacterium lactis sequence AGTTCAGGTTTTTGTCATGGTATCCATTACCGACCAATCGGATATGTTTAAATCCCCTATCTTCAAGGTATTTAGCAACCATATACGCCCTGGAGTTGGTCACATAGATCAATTTCACGGAATTTTCTGACAGGTAATGGTCCAGGAAGCTTGAAATTTCATCCATGCCCTTGGCATCGACATCCAATGAATCGACTTTACAATGGACATCCGATTCACTCAGGAAAGCTTCAAAACCCATTAATTTTTCCTGCAGACTTTCCTGTATATCCGGCGCTTTGGAAATATTGAGCACCAACACATCATCTCCGGGACGGAGCAGGTATTGGCACAGGTTTCCTACCACCCTACCCGCTTGGTAATAATCCTGCCCGATATAACTTAAAGGCGAAATCTGCGGAATTTCAGATTCAATAAACACAAATTGGACGCGGCGTTCCGAGCAGCGCATGGCAAAGTCTCGGGTCTCATCGATAAAAACAGGCACCACGATCACCCCATCCAACTGCATCTTCAACATGGTTTCGGTTTGGCTTTTAAAGCTATCCCGATCTTTTTTATCAAAGAAGTGGTAACTGATCTCAACGCCAAAATCCCCAAATTCTGATAGGGCTTCCTTAATTCCCGAAACAGGACCATTCCAATACTCCGCCTCCGAACATTCTTGAGGAATCAGGATACCAAACTTATAGATACGTTTGGATGCCAGACGCTTGGCCAGAATGTTGGGCTTGTAATCCATGTCCTTAATGATGGAAAGAATCTTCTCCTTGGTCTTTTGAGCAACTCCAGTACGATTATGTAGCACACG is a genomic window containing:
- a CDS encoding LacI family DNA-binding transcriptional regulator; amino-acid sequence: MKIVELSGVKEIARRANVSIATVDRVLHNRTGVAQKTKEKILSIIKDMDYKPNILAKRLASKRIYKFGILIPQECSEAEYWNGPVSGIKEALSEFGDFGVEISYHFFDKKDRDSFKSQTETMLKMQLDGVIVVPVFIDETRDFAMRCSERRVQFVFIESEIPQISPLSYIGQDYYQAGRVVGNLCQYLLRPGDDVLVLNISKAPDIQESLQEKLMGFEAFLSESDVHCKVDSLDVDAKGMDEISSFLDHYLSENSVKLIYVTNSRAYMVAKYLEDRGFKHIRLVGNGYHDKNLNYLKNGYIDFLICQKPLEQGYKAFLALYEHFIAKRKVERTQYTPIDIVTKENYKYYEN